A genomic window from Candidatus Pelagisphaera phototrophica includes:
- a CDS encoding MarR family winged helix-turn-helix transcriptional regulator codes for MSISPPKKLQVGTDSVGFYLSRANIVFRELLKQSLEASSLSDYIKPGMGNLMFALYERDGQSKTELARKLRLSKMTITRLVRDVEKQKLVTIEADDRDGRASRVVLTPLARRLESDYYQLAIQLEDRIATNFTSKQLSDFGKHLKNLVDSLESDLF; via the coding sequence ATGTCAATATCTCCACCGAAGAAACTCCAAGTAGGTACCGACTCGGTTGGGTTTTATCTGAGTCGAGCCAATATTGTGTTCCGGGAGTTGCTCAAACAGTCTCTGGAGGCGTCCTCGCTTAGCGATTACATCAAGCCCGGCATGGGAAATCTTATGTTCGCACTCTATGAGCGGGATGGTCAGTCAAAAACGGAATTAGCCCGAAAGCTTCGTCTTTCGAAAATGACTATCACGCGTCTGGTTAGGGACGTGGAAAAGCAAAAGCTGGTAACAATCGAAGCCGACGATCGCGATGGAAGGGCTTCGCGGGTAGTATTGACGCCCTTGGCTAGACGATTGGAATCGGATTATTATCAACTGGCCATCCAGCTTGAGGACCGGATAGCTACCAACTTTACTTCTAAGCAGCTATCCGATTTCGGAAAGCATTTGAAAAACTTAGTCGACTCGCTAGAAAGCGACTTGTTCTGA
- a CDS encoding alpha/beta hydrolase → MKHLPTLILSVSLAIIGAPHFASAQSSEEDSQKESRIQMWLNDQDKNQDGKVSPDEAIRQMKSNFNNLDRNQDGFIDRAELGQLADRLAGNRNRTEENRSQATSENRNNRQQNPAARSASDSVQLIENIAYADTNNPRQTLDLMLPKERKGEASPVVVFIHGGGWRNGDKERGRNRIEPFVASGDYAGVTVGYRLSGESKWPSQIHDCKAAIRWIRANAEKHNLNADRIGVWGTSAGGHLVSMLGTSGGVEAMDGSLGSNNQYSSRVTCVADFYGPTNFLTMNATAIKTARLDHDAADSPESLLIGGAIQENPDKVATADPITYVSADDPAFLIAHGTMDPTVSFNQSELLYAALEKKGVEKTFITIDGGEHGRGFPPKTTELVEAFFDHHLRGNQTSWSDQTIQAVAIERRR, encoded by the coding sequence ATGAAGCATCTCCCCACCCTCATTTTGTCAGTTTCGCTGGCTATTATCGGCGCTCCCCATTTCGCCTCCGCTCAATCCTCCGAAGAAGATTCTCAGAAGGAGAGCCGCATCCAGATGTGGCTCAATGATCAGGATAAAAACCAGGATGGCAAAGTCTCTCCCGATGAGGCCATTCGTCAGATGAAGTCTAACTTCAACAACCTGGATCGTAACCAAGATGGTTTTATCGATCGGGCAGAGCTGGGTCAGTTAGCTGATCGCTTGGCAGGCAATCGAAACCGAACAGAAGAAAATCGCTCTCAAGCCACATCCGAAAACCGAAACAATCGTCAGCAAAACCCGGCAGCCCGTTCTGCTTCCGATTCGGTACAACTAATCGAAAACATAGCTTATGCCGATACAAACAACCCTCGCCAAACGCTTGACTTGATGCTGCCGAAAGAACGCAAAGGAGAAGCGTCACCGGTGGTCGTATTCATCCACGGAGGTGGCTGGCGCAATGGCGATAAGGAGCGCGGTCGCAACCGAATTGAACCTTTCGTTGCCAGCGGCGACTACGCCGGAGTGACCGTTGGCTACCGACTGAGCGGAGAATCTAAATGGCCTTCTCAGATCCACGACTGCAAGGCCGCCATTCGTTGGATTCGCGCTAACGCCGAAAAACACAATCTCAATGCCGACCGCATTGGCGTTTGGGGAACTTCCGCAGGCGGACATCTCGTATCAATGCTTGGAACAAGTGGAGGCGTTGAAGCCATGGACGGATCACTGGGGTCAAATAATCAGTACTCAAGTCGCGTGACCTGCGTGGCTGACTTTTACGGACCCACCAACTTCCTGACCATGAATGCAACGGCTATTAAGACAGCGCGACTGGACCACGACGCTGCGGACTCTCCCGAATCGCTGCTCATCGGCGGGGCCATTCAGGAAAATCCGGACAAGGTAGCTACTGCCGATCCGATTACCTATGTCAGTGCCGATGATCCCGCATTTCTCATCGCCCATGGAACAATGGATCCTACAGTCTCCTTCAATCAGTCGGAGCTTCTCTATGCCGCATTGGAGAAAAAAGGAGTCGAAAAAACCTTTATCACCATTGACGGTGGCGAGCACGGACGGGGTTTCCCTCCCAAAACCACAGAGCTCGTCGAAGCATTCTTCGATCACCATCTTCGAGGGAATCAAACAAGTTGGTCCGATCAGACGATCCAGGCAGTCGCGATCGAGCGGCGCCGCTAA
- a CDS encoding sulfatase family protein: protein MNTIHRIILALLTLVLVGFRAAADSHEKPNFVFILADDLTYNLLGCYGGVDAETPRIDELASEGMRFTRAYAAMAMCAPFRAELYTGLYPVRNGVAWNHSSAKLGTKSVCHYLEEQGYRVGLSGKKHASPESTFPFEVLKGFPAGEGVREFMTRDSDQPYCLFICSSNAHAAWTTGDSSRFDPDTVSLNPLQFDTPAIREVMTRYLAEVEDFDRETGEILDLLSGLDQGDDTLVMLSSEQGWALGFAKWSNWDLGVHTGLIARWPGKIEAGSVSNALVQMADVLPTFLEATGTKEDEEMFDGISFYRHLRGEDQPLRKFVYGVHNNVPEGNPYPIRSIRNEQFHYLLNLTPDASYHEKHVMLMDSRLTWWPELKKAEAKGDSEAIALLKKYHKRPAEELYRVDEDIYEMNNLASNPEYAEVKEALREELKRWMEEQGDAGAAMDDVAVHAENRQR from the coding sequence ATGAACACTATCCACCGGATTATTTTAGCCTTGCTGACTTTGGTGTTGGTGGGGTTTCGCGCTGCAGCGGATTCGCATGAAAAGCCTAACTTCGTTTTCATTTTGGCTGACGACTTAACTTACAATTTGTTGGGCTGCTATGGGGGTGTCGATGCGGAGACACCACGTATTGACGAACTGGCGAGCGAAGGGATGCGGTTTACTCGAGCATATGCGGCAATGGCGATGTGTGCGCCTTTTCGGGCGGAACTCTATACGGGTCTGTATCCAGTACGCAATGGCGTAGCTTGGAATCACTCTTCGGCCAAACTAGGGACGAAAAGCGTTTGCCACTATCTCGAGGAGCAGGGTTATCGCGTCGGGCTATCGGGGAAGAAACATGCGTCGCCTGAGTCGACTTTTCCCTTCGAGGTTCTGAAGGGATTTCCCGCGGGAGAGGGTGTTCGCGAATTCATGACACGCGATTCGGACCAGCCTTACTGCCTTTTCATCTGCTCAAGCAACGCTCACGCGGCGTGGACAACGGGTGATTCGTCGCGTTTTGATCCGGACACGGTATCTCTGAATCCTCTGCAGTTTGATACGCCCGCGATCCGCGAAGTGATGACACGCTATTTGGCGGAGGTTGAGGATTTCGATCGGGAGACAGGAGAAATTCTGGATTTGCTTTCGGGCTTGGACCAGGGGGACGACACGCTGGTCATGTTATCTTCGGAGCAAGGCTGGGCACTGGGTTTTGCCAAGTGGAGCAACTGGGACTTGGGCGTTCATACCGGGCTGATTGCTCGCTGGCCGGGCAAAATTGAAGCGGGTAGTGTCTCAAATGCCCTTGTGCAAATGGCGGATGTGTTGCCGACATTTTTGGAGGCGACGGGAACTAAGGAAGATGAGGAAATGTTCGACGGGATTAGCTTTTATCGGCACTTGAGAGGTGAGGATCAGCCGTTGCGAAAATTTGTATATGGAGTTCACAATAACGTTCCGGAGGGGAATCCGTATCCTATTCGTTCGATACGGAATGAACAGTTTCACTACTTGCTGAACCTGACTCCTGATGCGTCCTACCATGAAAAGCATGTCATGCTGATGGACTCGCGATTGACCTGGTGGCCGGAGTTGAAAAAGGCGGAGGCCAAAGGCGATTCGGAGGCGATCGCGCTTTTGAAAAAGTATCACAAACGCCCTGCCGAAGAGCTGTACAGGGTAGATGAGGACATTTACGAAATGAACAACCTCGCAAGCAACCCTGAGTACGCGGAAGTGAAAGAGGCTCTGAGGGAAGAGTTAAAGAGATGGATGGAAGAGCAAGGTGACGCTGGAGCGGCTATGGACGATGTCGCAGTGCATGCTGAAAACAGGCAAAGGTAG
- a CDS encoding amidophosphoribosyltransferase encodes MSELIKHECGVAQVRLKKPLEYFAEKYGTPLYGYYKLFLLMEKQRNRGQDGAGVAAIKFDMPAGEPYMFRERSVKTNALDRIFKDTLKQYEKLQRNGDILPDYVPSIKSKYDFCAEYYMGHLRYGTSGGYSLSVCHPFFRRSSWPTKNLMLAGNFNMTNTKELNESLIAMGQHPIFATDTQALLEKVGYHLDEAHDNLYRYLRDEGHDAREISERILGEIDLVKVFCKASKSWDGGYALIGAIGNGDNFILRDPLGIRPVFYFEDDEVFASASERAPLMTIFNKQIEDIEEVPPGHIIVVKRSGELINEQFKEPNPERKQCSFERIYFSRGNDADIYKERKALGAQLSEQVLKEVGHDLENTVVSFIPNTSEIGYFGFLEKLRVDRRNQVKDAILDAQEKGELSEELLDDLIMKNWPRGEKIAHKDQKLRTFISTENSRNEMATHVYDVTYGIVQKTDNLVCIDDSIVRGTTLRKSILKILSSLNPKKIIIASTAPQIRYPDCYGIDMSELGKFIAFEAAIALLREVGKRDMLLEVYRKCIDCLNSEESCRINYVKEIYAPFTAEQISKKIAEIVYPQDRGWSGEVSVVYQSIEGLRKALPDHRGDWYFTGDYPTQGGYRVVNQAFVNYYKKSTGRSY; translated from the coding sequence ATGAGCGAGCTGATCAAACACGAATGCGGAGTGGCCCAAGTGCGGCTGAAAAAACCATTGGAATACTTCGCCGAGAAATACGGCACTCCGCTTTATGGCTACTACAAGCTTTTCCTTCTGATGGAGAAACAGCGTAATCGCGGCCAAGACGGGGCTGGAGTGGCGGCTATCAAGTTCGACATGCCAGCGGGCGAGCCGTACATGTTTCGCGAACGAAGCGTGAAAACCAATGCATTGGACCGGATCTTTAAAGATACTCTCAAGCAGTACGAGAAGCTTCAGCGAAATGGTGACATTCTTCCTGACTACGTTCCTTCGATAAAATCCAAGTACGACTTTTGCGCAGAGTATTACATGGGGCATTTGAGGTATGGGACCTCTGGGGGCTATTCGCTGAGTGTGTGCCATCCGTTCTTTCGCCGAAGCAGCTGGCCGACGAAAAACCTGATGTTGGCGGGCAACTTCAACATGACCAATACGAAGGAGCTTAACGAGAGCTTGATTGCGATGGGTCAGCATCCGATTTTCGCAACGGATACACAGGCATTGCTAGAGAAAGTGGGATACCACCTCGATGAAGCGCACGACAATCTTTATCGCTATCTGCGAGATGAAGGGCACGATGCGCGTGAAATCTCGGAGCGAATTTTGGGGGAGATCGATTTGGTCAAAGTTTTCTGCAAGGCGTCCAAGTCATGGGATGGTGGTTACGCCCTCATCGGAGCGATAGGCAACGGCGACAATTTCATCCTGAGAGACCCTTTGGGAATTCGGCCTGTTTTCTATTTTGAAGACGACGAGGTGTTTGCGTCCGCCTCGGAACGAGCGCCGCTCATGACGATTTTCAACAAGCAGATTGAAGATATCGAAGAGGTTCCGCCGGGTCACATCATCGTTGTAAAGCGTAGCGGTGAGCTAATAAACGAGCAGTTTAAAGAGCCAAATCCAGAGCGCAAACAATGTTCTTTTGAGAGGATCTATTTCTCCAGAGGGAATGACGCGGATATCTACAAAGAGCGCAAAGCCCTAGGAGCGCAGCTTTCGGAGCAGGTTTTAAAGGAGGTCGGGCATGACCTTGAGAATACGGTGGTCAGCTTTATTCCCAACACATCGGAGATAGGCTATTTCGGCTTTCTGGAAAAGCTTCGGGTGGATCGGCGTAATCAAGTAAAAGACGCAATTCTCGACGCCCAGGAAAAAGGCGAGTTGAGCGAGGAGCTCCTCGACGACCTGATCATGAAGAACTGGCCTCGGGGTGAAAAGATCGCGCACAAGGACCAGAAGCTGAGAACGTTTATATCCACTGAGAATTCCCGAAATGAAATGGCAACCCACGTCTATGATGTGACTTATGGGATTGTACAGAAGACAGATAATCTAGTTTGTATCGATGACTCTATCGTTCGTGGAACGACTTTGCGGAAGTCGATCTTAAAAATATTGAGTAGCCTGAATCCCAAAAAGATTATCATTGCATCAACCGCTCCTCAAATACGGTATCCAGATTGTTATGGCATTGACATGTCGGAGCTTGGTAAGTTTATTGCCTTTGAAGCGGCGATTGCCCTGCTGCGCGAGGTGGGCAAACGCGATATGCTTTTAGAAGTTTACCGCAAGTGCATCGATTGTCTGAACTCTGAAGAGTCCTGTCGAATCAACTACGTCAAGGAAATCTATGCTCCGTTTACTGCAGAGCAGATTTCAAAAAAAATCGCTGAAATCGTCTATCCTCAAGACCGCGGGTGGAGCGGTGAGGTTTCAGTCGTCTATCAATCGATTGAAGGACTGCGAAAAGCCCTGCCTGATCATAGAGGAGACTGGTATTTTACAGGAGACTATCCGACGCAAGGGGGCTACCGAGTTGTCAATCAGGCGTTCGTGAACTATTACAAGAAATCAACCGGAAGAAGCTACTGA
- the purM gene encoding phosphoribosylformylglycinamidine cyclo-ligase, which yields MPSKKKTKAYAQAGVNIDLGDRMKGDLKESLKGASRPEVMGAVGGFGGLFDLSKTKCKEPVLVSSIDGVGTKLKLAFDSGQHKSVGMDIVNHCIDDITVIGAEPLFFLDYLGLGKLEPKVFKQLISGMKEACAAANCALIGGETAQLPGFYQPGEYDIAGVIVGIAEKKKMLSGSTIRPGDVVIGLPSNGLHTNGYTLARKVVFEKAKLKGSDLVPGTRQSVFKALQAPHTNYAPLVQSLLKAFNTGRSSAFRKGNAIFGIAHITGGGFCGNIPRILHSKVDIEIDTNSWKPLPIFKLIGEKGKIDFDEMYEVFNMGMGMTLCVDASQADSVLAACHKFGCKAVAIGKAVKGEGKVSLKR from the coding sequence ATGCCATCAAAAAAGAAAACGAAAGCGTACGCTCAAGCGGGTGTGAATATCGATCTGGGTGATCGCATGAAAGGAGATTTGAAAGAGTCTCTCAAAGGAGCCTCCCGTCCAGAAGTTATGGGAGCGGTCGGAGGTTTTGGCGGATTGTTTGATCTGTCTAAAACGAAATGCAAGGAGCCCGTTTTGGTTAGCAGTATTGATGGAGTGGGTACTAAGCTAAAACTGGCATTCGACTCGGGGCAGCACAAAAGCGTGGGTATGGATATTGTGAATCACTGTATCGACGATATCACGGTGATTGGTGCGGAACCTTTGTTTTTTCTGGACTATCTTGGTTTAGGGAAACTTGAACCGAAGGTTTTCAAACAGCTGATTTCTGGGATGAAGGAAGCTTGTGCCGCGGCAAATTGCGCCCTTATCGGTGGGGAGACTGCTCAGTTACCCGGATTCTATCAGCCGGGTGAGTATGATATCGCTGGTGTGATCGTCGGCATTGCCGAGAAAAAGAAAATGCTTTCCGGATCTACGATCCGACCTGGAGATGTGGTGATTGGGCTCCCTTCCAATGGATTGCACACGAATGGATACACATTGGCTCGAAAAGTCGTTTTCGAAAAGGCGAAGCTAAAGGGTTCAGATCTGGTTCCGGGAACGCGGCAAAGCGTGTTCAAGGCACTTCAAGCTCCTCACACCAATTACGCGCCGCTAGTGCAGTCGCTTCTGAAGGCGTTCAATACAGGCCGTTCGTCAGCCTTCCGGAAGGGAAATGCGATCTTCGGCATCGCCCACATTACCGGTGGAGGCTTCTGCGGAAACATTCCTCGCATTCTGCACAGCAAGGTAGACATAGAAATAGACACGAATTCTTGGAAGCCGCTTCCGATATTCAAATTGATTGGCGAGAAGGGGAAGATTGACTTCGACGAAATGTACGAGGTCTTCAACATGGGGATGGGAATGACGCTTTGTGTAGATGCATCTCAGGCAGATTCAGTTCTCGCTGCTTGCCATAAATTCGGCTGCAAAGCCGTTGCTATCGGAAAGGCAGTCAAAGGAGAGGGTAAGGTTTCGCTGAAGCGATAG